In the Phaeobacter gallaeciensis genome, one interval contains:
- a CDS encoding esterase-like activity of phytase family protein — MRRSPAIRLSLALMAAAALAVATYAGARAGRVSAEARLIGSYTWAPPVQPEKPWFGGFSGIEMGKDGRSMILLSDRAHLVRARINRTEGRITSARVTKRRSLRASTGRILQGRIVDSEGLAIAPDGSLYISFEGVSRVAHHQRGGSRAEVLPRPNAFRQMPANKALEALAIDGAGHLYTLPENAPDKDGNLPVWKWDGSEWSQPFSLPRRGRFMPVGADFGPDGRFYLLERNFLFFGFRSRLRRWDITEDGPQNETTLLQTALGTHDNLEGVSIWRDAAGILRATMVSDDNFLSVQRTELVEYSLPD; from the coding sequence ATGCGCCGCAGTCCTGCAATCAGATTAAGCCTTGCCCTCATGGCTGCAGCTGCGCTGGCCGTGGCGACCTACGCAGGCGCCCGCGCCGGGCGGGTGTCGGCTGAGGCGCGGCTGATCGGCAGCTATACCTGGGCGCCCCCGGTGCAGCCCGAAAAACCCTGGTTCGGCGGCTTTTCCGGCATCGAGATGGGCAAGGACGGCCGCTCCATGATCCTGCTCAGCGACCGGGCGCATCTGGTGAGGGCCCGGATCAATCGTACAGAGGGCAGGATCACCTCGGCGCGCGTCACCAAAAGACGCAGCCTGCGAGCCTCGACCGGGCGTATCCTGCAAGGGCGCATCGTCGACAGCGAAGGGCTGGCCATTGCCCCCGATGGCAGCCTTTATATCTCCTTCGAAGGGGTGTCGCGCGTGGCGCATCACCAGCGTGGAGGCAGCCGGGCGGAGGTTCTGCCCCGCCCCAACGCTTTCCGACAGATGCCCGCCAACAAGGCGTTGGAGGCGCTGGCCATAGACGGCGCCGGTCACCTCTACACCCTGCCGGAAAACGCCCCGGACAAGGACGGAAACCTGCCGGTCTGGAAGTGGGACGGCAGTGAATGGAGCCAGCCCTTCAGCCTGCCCCGGCGTGGAAGGTTCATGCCGGTGGGGGCGGATTTCGGCCCCGACGGGCGGTTCTACCTGCTGGAGCGGAACTTCCTGTTCTTCGGCTTCCGCAGCCGCCTGCGGCGCTGGGATATCACCGAGGACGGGCCGCAGAACGAAACCACCCTGCTGCAGACCGCGCTCGGCACCCACGATAATCTCGAAGGGGTGTCAATCTGGCGCGACGCAGCGGGGATCTTGCGCGCAACGATGGTCTCTGACGATAACTTCCTGTCAGTGCAGCGCACGGAACTGGTGGAATACAGCCTACCCGATTGA
- the mepA gene encoding penicillin-insensitive murein endopeptidase has protein sequence MFATLVAIAGLIGPVAAETPAKQLFGAKAVGSQQRPAPLGSYAKGCVAGAVQLPETGPTWQAMRLSRNRNWGHPETVDFIRDLSTFAARQPGWKGLYIGDISQPRGGPMLSGHRSHQIGLDIDIWMRPPDRLNLSRGQREKISSISMRRAKGAFVNSDWTRQHHEILKAAASDKRVARIFVFPGAKVQMCKDAKGDRRWLRKIRPWWGHHYHFHVRLNCPRGARGCVDQNPPPRGDGCADAQKWVDDILNPPPPKPRDPNAPKPKPRRDYTMKDLPRQCAAVLQSD, from the coding sequence CTGTTTGCAACGCTTGTCGCGATTGCCGGGCTGATCGGGCCAGTTGCGGCGGAAACCCCGGCCAAGCAACTGTTCGGCGCCAAGGCGGTCGGATCCCAGCAACGGCCTGCACCGCTTGGCTCTTATGCCAAGGGCTGCGTCGCGGGGGCCGTGCAACTGCCGGAAACCGGCCCGACATGGCAGGCCATGCGCCTGTCGCGCAACCGCAACTGGGGCCACCCCGAGACCGTCGATTTCATCCGTGACCTTAGCACATTCGCGGCCCGGCAACCGGGCTGGAAGGGGCTTTATATCGGTGACATCAGCCAGCCGCGCGGCGGCCCGATGCTGTCCGGCCACCGCAGCCACCAGATTGGCCTTGATATCGACATCTGGATGCGTCCGCCGGACCGGCTGAACCTCAGCCGCGGTCAGCGCGAGAAGATTTCCTCGATTTCCATGCGCCGGGCCAAGGGCGCCTTTGTGAACAGTGACTGGACCCGTCAGCATCACGAGATCCTCAAGGCCGCCGCCAGCGACAAACGCGTGGCGCGGATCTTTGTCTTTCCCGGCGCCAAGGTTCAGATGTGCAAGGATGCCAAGGGCGACCGGCGCTGGTTGCGAAAAATCCGCCCCTGGTGGGGACATCACTATCATTTCCACGTGCGGCTCAACTGTCCACGCGGCGCACGCGGCTGCGTCGATCAGAACCCGCCCCCGCGCGGCGATGGCTGCGCCGATGCGCAGAAATGGGTCGATGACATCCTGAACCCGCCGCCGCCCAAGCCGCGCGATCCCAATGCGCCAAAGCCCAAGCCGCGCCGCGACTACACGATGAAGGATCTGCCCCGGCAATGCGCCGCAGTCCTGCAATCAGATTAA